A genomic segment from Nymphalis io chromosome 15, ilAglIoxx1.1, whole genome shotgun sequence encodes:
- the LOC126773763 gene encoding myosin heavy chain, muscle isoform X21: MPKPQVQEGEDPDPTPYLFVSLEQKRIDQSKPYDGKKACWVPDEKEGFVQGEIKATKGDLVTVNLPGGEEKTLKKELLSQVNPPKFEKVEDMADLTYLNEAAVLHNLRQRYYAKLIYTYSGLFCVAINPYKRFPVYTFRCAKLYRGKRRSEVPPHIFAISDGAYVNMLTNHENQSMLITGESGAGKTENTKKVIAYFATVGAAQKKDPSQDKGKGSLEDQVVQTNPVLEAFGNAKTVRNDNSSRFGKFIRIHFGPSGKLAGADIETYLLEKARVISQQALERSYHIFYQMMSGSVSGLKDMCLLSNDIHDYYIVSQGKTTIPNVDDGEECLLTDQAFDILGFTQEEKDNVYKITAAVMHMGCMKFKQRGREEQAEADGTEDGDKVAKLLGVDCADLYKNLLKPRIKVGNEFVTQGRNKDQVTNSVGALCKGMFDRLFKWLVKKCNETLDTKQKRQHFIGVLDIAGFEIFDYNGFEQLCINFTNEKLQQFFNHHMFVLEQEEYKKEGINWTFIDFGMDLLACIDLIEKPMGILSILEEESMFPKATDQTFVEKLNNNHLGKSAPYLKPKPPKPGCQAAHFAIGHYAGNVGYNITGWLEKNKDPLNDTVVDQFKKGANKLLVEIFADHPGQSGDAGAGGGGGKGGRGKKGGGFATVSSAYREQLNNLMTTLRSTQPHFVRCIIPNELKQAGLIDSHLVMHQLTCNGVLEGIRICRKGFPNRMVYPDFKLRYKILCPNLIKEPITAEKATEKILEHTGLDSESFRLGKTKVFFRAGVLGQMEELRDDRLSKIVSWLQAYIRGYLSRKDFKKLQEQRLALQVVQRNLRKYLQLRTWPWWKLWQRVKPLLNVTRIEDEIAKLEEKAQKAQEAFEKEEKLRKEVEALNSKLLEEKQALLASLEGEKGSLSETQERANKLQAQKADLEGQLRDTQDRLTQEEDARNQLFQAKKKLEQEISGLKKDVEDLELNVQKAEQDKATKDHQIRNLNDEIAHQDELINKLNKEKKLQGESNQKTSEELQAAEDKVNHLNKVKQKLEQTLDELEDSLEREKKLRGDVEKQRRKVEGDLKLTQEAVSDLERNKKELEQTIQRKDKEISSLTAKLEDEQSLVSKVQKQIKELQARIEELEEEVESERQARAKAEKQRADLARELEELGERLEEAGGATSAQIELNKKREAELSKLRRDLEEANIQHESTLANLRKKHNDAVAEMGEQLDQLNKLKAKAEHDRASCYNELNNTRAAIDQVAREKAAQEKIVKQLQHQLNEVQSKADESNRTLNDLDAAKKKLSIENSDLLRQLEEAESQVSQLSKIKVSLTTQLEDTKRLADEEARERATLLGKFRNLEHDLDNIREQVEEEAEGKADLQRQLSKANAEAQLWRSKYESEGVARSEELEEAKRKLQARLAEAEETIESLNQKVVALEKTKQRLATEVEDLQLEVDRATAIANAAEKKQKAFDKIIGEWKLKVDDLAAELDASQKECRNYSTELFRLKGAYEEGQEQLEAVRRENKNLADEVKDLLDQIGEGGRNIHEIEKARKRLEAEKDELQAALEEAEAALEQEENKVLRAQLELSQVRQEIDRRIQEKEEEFENTRKNHQRALDSMQASLEAEAKGKAEALRMKKKLEADINELEIALDHANKANAEAQKNIKRYQAQIKDLQTALEEEQRARDDAREQLGISERRANALQNELEESRTLLEQADRARRQAEQELGDAHEQLNELSAQSASLSAAKRKLESELQTLHSDLDELLNEAKNSEEKAKKAMVDAARLADELRAEQEHAQTQEKLRKALEQQIKELQVRLDEAEANALKGGKKAIQKLEQRVRELENELDGEQRRHADAQKNLRKAERRIKELTFQAEEDRKNHERMQDLVDKLQQKIKTYKRQIEEAEEIAALNLAKFRKAQQELEEAEERADLAEQAISKFRGKGRAGSAARGVSPAPQRTRPAFDGFGTFPPRFDLAPENDF; this comes from the exons ATGCCGAAGCCACAAGTACAAGAGGGTGAGGACCCCGATCCGACCCCATACCTGTTCGTCTCTCTCGAACAAAAGCGTATCGACCAGAGCAAGCCCTACGATGGCAAGAAGGCTTGCTGGGTTCCAGACGAAAAAGAGGGCTTCGTGCAGGGTGAAATTAAGGCCACCAAGGGTGACCTGGTGACCGTCAACCTTCCCGGAGGCGAG GAGAAGACATTAAAAAAGGAACTCCTCTCACAAGTAAACCCGCCGAAATTCGAGAAAGTCGAAGACATGGCTGACTTGACGTATCTTAACGAGGCTGCCGTACTTCACAACCTTCGACAACGATACTATGCGAaacttatatat ACTTACTCGGGTCTCTTCTGTGTGGCCATCAACCCTTACAAGAGATTCCCCGTGTACACCTTCCGATGTGCCAAGCTTTACCGAGGCAAGCGTCGTTCGGAAGTGCCACCCCACATTTTCGCCATTTCCGACGGCGCCTACGTCAACATGTTAACCAACCACGAAAATCAATCTATGTTGATTAC TGGTGAGTCTGGTGCCGGAAAGACTGAGAACACGAAGAAGGTAATTGCTTACTTCGCCACCGTTGGTGCTGCGCAAAAGAAAGACCCGTCGCAGGACAAAGGAAAGGGATCCCTGGAAGACCAGGTCGTCCAAACTAACCCTGTGCTTGAAGCCTTCGGTAACGCCAAGACTGTGCGTAACGACAACTCCTCGCGTTTC GGTAAATTCATCCGTATTCACTTCGGCCCCTCTGGAAAACTGGCTGGTGCTGACATTGAGACCT ACCTGCTCGAGAAGGCTCGTGTAATTTCCCAGCAAGCCCTTGAGCGTTCTTACCACATCTTCTACCAGATGATGTCTGGTTCCGTAAGCGGTCTTAAAG ACATGTGTCTGCTGTCAAACGACATACATGATTATTACATCGTATCGCAAGGAAAAACTACAATCCCAAACGTAGATGATGGCGAGGAATGTCTGTTGACCGAT CAAGCCTTCGACATTCTTGGTTTTACCCAAGAAGAGAAGGACAATGTATACAAGATCACCGCCGCTGTCATGCACATGGGTTGTATGAAGTTCAAGCAGAGGGGTCGTGAGGAACAGGCTGAAGCTGATGGCACTGAG GACGGTGACAAGGTTGCCAAGCTCCTCGGTGTTGACTGCGCTGACTTGTACAAGAACTTGCTGAAGCCCCGCATCAAGGTCGGAAACGAATTCGTGACCCAGGGTCGTAACAAGGACCAAGTCACCAACTCCGTCGGTGCTCTTTGTAAGGGCATGTTCGATCGTCTCTTCAAGTGGCTCGTCAAGAAGTGTAATGAAACCCTAGACACCAAGCAGAAGAGACAGCACTTCATCGGTGTACTGGATATTGCTGGTTTCGAAATCTTCGAC tacAACGGTTTCGAGCAACTCTGCATTAACTTCACAAACGAGAAGCTCCAGCAATTCTTTAACCATCACATGTTCGTACTCGAACAAGAGGAGTACAAGAAAGAGGGCATCAACTGGACCTTCATCGATTTCGGAATGGACTTGCTAGCTTGTATCGATTTGATCGAGAAG CCCATGGGTATCCTCTCAATTCTTGAGGAAGAGTCTATGTTCCCGAAAGCTACCGACCAGACTTTCGTTGAGAAGTTGAACAACAACCACTTGGGTAAATCTGCTCCTTACCTGAAGCCTAAGCCCCCCAAGCCTGGTTGCCAAGCCGCTCACTTCGCTATTGGTCACTACGCCGGTAAT gtCGGTTACAACATCACTGGCTGGCTTGAAAAGAACAAGGACCCTCTTAACGACACTGTCGTTGACCAATTCAAGAAGGGTGCCAACAAACTGTTGGTGGAAATTTTCGCTGACCATCCTGGCCAGTCTGGTGATGCTGGAGCTGGTGGTGGTGGCGGCAAGG GAGGTCGCGGTAAGAAGGGAGGTGGTTTTGCTACTGTCTCATCTGCCTACAGg GAACAACTTAACAATCTGATGACAACGCTGAGGTCCACTCAACCTCACTTCGTGCGTTGTATCATTCCCAATGAATTGAAACAGGCTG GTCTCATCGACTCTCACCTTGTGATGCACCAGCTCACCTGTAACGGTGTGCTTGAAGGCATCCGTATTTGCCGTAAAGGTTTCCCCAACAGGATGGTCTACCCAGACTTCAAGCTCCG ATACAAAATTCTGTGCCCGAACCTGATCAAAGAGCCAATTACAGCAGAAAAAGCCACAGAAAAAATTCTTGAACATACCGGCTTGGATTCTGAGTCTTTCAGGCTCGGAAAGACAAAG GTATTCTTCCGCGCTGGTGTTCTGGGTCAGATGGAAGAATTGCGTGACGACAGGCTGTCTAAGATCGTATCTTGGCTCCAGGCCTACATCCGTGGTTACCTGTCCCGTAAGGACTTCAAGAAGTTGCAGGAACAGAG ATTGGCTCTCCAAGTTGTCCAACGCAACTTGCGCAAGTACTTGCAGCTCCGCACCTGGCCATGGTGGAAACTGTGGCAGAGGGTCAAGCCCCTCCTCAACGTCACCCGCATCGAGGATGAGATCGCG AAACTGGAGGAGAAGGCTCAAAAAGCCCAGGAGGCGTTTGAGAAGGAAGAAAAACTCCGCAAGGAGGTTGAGGCCCTCAACTCTAAACTGCTTGAGGAGAAGCAAGCCCTACTTGCTTCCCTCGAGGGAGAAAAGGGTTCTCTCTCTGAAACCCAGGAGCGTGCCAACAAACTCCAGGCACAGAAGGCTGATCTCGAGGGTCAACTTAgg gACACGCAAGACCGTCTCACCCAGGAAGAGGATGCCCGCAACCAACTATTCCAAGCCAAGAAGAAGTTGGAGCAGGAAATCTCTGGTTTAAAGAAAGATGTAGAAGACCTCGAATTAAACGTCCAGAAGGCTGAACAGGATAAGGCTACCAAGGACCACCAAATCCGCAACTTAAACGATGAAATCGCCCACCAGGACGAGCTCATTAACAAACTCAACAAGGAAAAGAAACTTCAAGGAGAATCTAACCAGAAGACCTCTGAGGAGCTGCAAGCCGCTGAGGACAAGGTTAACCACCTCAACAAGGTCAAGCAGAAGCTCGAGCAGACCCTTGATGAGCTCGAAGACTCATTGGAGCGTGAAAAGAAACTGCGCGGTGATGTTGAAAAGCAGAGGAGGAAGGTTGAAGGCGACCTTAAACTTACCCAGGAAGCCGTCTCCGACCTCGAACGCAACAAAAAGGAACTCGAACAAACCATTCAGCGCAAGGACAAGGAAATCTCTTCTCTCACTGCCAAGCTCGAAGACGAACAATCTTTGGTCAGCAAGGTCCAGAAACAGATCAAAGAACTGCAAGCCCGCATCGAGGAACTGGAAGAGGAAGTCGAATCCGAACGCCAGGCCCGTGCTAAGGCTGAGAAGCAGCGCGCTGATCTTGCTCGTGAACTCGAAGAGCTGGGTGAACGTCTTGAGGAAGCCGGTGGTGCCACCTCTGCTCAAATTGAACTTAACAAGAAGCGTGAGGCTGAGCTCAGCAAACTCCGTCGTGACTTGGAAGAAGCTAACATTCAGCACGAGTCCACCCTCGCTAACCTCCGCAAGAAGCACAACGATGCCGTTGCGGAAATGGGTGAGCAACTCGACCAGCTCAACAAGCTTAAGGCTAA GGCTGAACATGACCGTGCATCTTGCTACAACGAGCTTAACAACACACGTGCGGCCATTGACCAAGTTGCAAGGGAAAAG GCTGCTCAAGAAAAGATCGTCAAGCAACTTCAACACCAGCTCAACGAGGTTCAAAGCAAGGCTGATGAATCCAACCGCACCCTCAATGACCTGGATGCCGCTAAGAAGAAGTTGTCCATTGAGAACTCCGACCTGCTCCGCCAGTTGGAGGAGGCTGAGTCCCAGGTGTCGCAGCTCTCCAAGATTAAGGTGTCTCTCACCACTCAGCTGGAAGACACCAAGAGGCTCGCCGACGAAGAGGCCAGG GAACGCGCTACTTTGCTTGGCAAATTCCGCAACCTCGAACACGACTTGGACAACATCCGCGAGCAAGTGGAAGAGGAAGCCGAAGGCAAGGCTGACTTACAGCGTCAACTGTCGAAGGCTAACGCTGAAGCTCAACTCTGGCGCTCCAAGTACGAGTCCGAGGGTGTTGCCCGCTCCGAGGAACTCGAGGAAGCCAAGCGCAAGCTCCAAGCTCGTCTTGCCGAAGCCGAAGAAACCATCGAATCTCTCAACCAGAAGGTTGTTGCTCTCGAAAAGACCAAGCAGCGCCTTGCCACCGAAGTCGAGGACTTGCAACTCGAGGTTGACCGTGCCACCGCCATCGCTAACGCTGCTGAGAAGAAGCAAAAGGCCTTTGATAAGATCATCGGTGAATGGAAGCTCAAGGTTGATGACCTTGCTGCCGAACTTGATGCCAGCCAAAAGGAATGCCGTAACTACTCTACCGAATTATTCCGCCTTAAGGGTGCCTACGAGGAAGGTCAGGAACAACTCGAGGCCGTGCGCCGTGAAAACAAGAACCTCGCCGATGAAGTCAAGGATCTGCTTGATCAGATTGGCGAAGGTGGCCGCAACATCCACGAAATCGAGAAGGCCAGGAAGCGTCTTGAAGCTGAAAAAGACGAACTCCAGGCCGCTCTCGAGGAAGCCGAAGCAGCTCTTGAGCAGGAAGAAAACAAGGTTCTGCGTGCTCAACTCGAGCTGTCTCAGGTTAGACAGGAAATTGACAGGAGGATCCAGGAGAAGGAAGAGGAATTCGAGAATACCCGCAAGAACCACCAACGTGCCTTGGACTCTATGCAAGCTTCCCTTGAAGCAGAAGCTAAGGGCAAGGCTGAGGCCCTGCGCATGAAGAAGAAGTTGGAGGCTGACATCAATGAACTCGAGATCGCCCTCGACCACGCTAACAAGGCTAACGCTGAAGCCCAGAAGAACATTAAACGTTACCAGGCACAGATCAAGGACCTCCAAACTGCCTTGGAAGAAGAACAGCGTGCTCGTGATGATGCCCGCGAACAGCTTGGAATCTCAGAGCGTCGTGCTAACGCCCTCCAAAATGAGCTCGAGGAATCTCGTACGCTCCTTGAACAAGCCGACCGTGCTCGTCGTCAAGCTGAACAAGAACTTGGTGATGCCCACGAACAGCTCAACGAACTTTCTGCTCAAAGCGCTTCCCTCTCTGCTGCTAAGAGGAAACTCGAGTCTGAGCTCCAAACCCTGCACTCTGACCTTGACGAACTCCTTAACGAGGCTAAGAACTCCGAGGAGAAGGCAAAGAAAGCCATGGTTGATGCAGCCAGGCTTGCCGACGAACTCCGTGCTGAGCAAGAACACGCCCAGACCCAGGAGAAGCTTCGCAAGGCACTTGAACAGCAGATCAAGGAATTGCAAGTCAGACTTGATGAAGCTGAAGCTAACGCACTCAAGGGAGGCAAGAAGGCCATCCAGAAACTTGAACAAAGAGTAAGGGAGCTTGAAAACGAGCTTGATGGTGAACAGAGGAGGCACGCTGATGCACAGAAGAACCTGCGCAAGGCTGAAAGACGCATCAAGGAATTGACCTTCCAGGCCGAAGAAGACCGCAAGAACCATGAACGCATGCAGGATCTGGTCGACAAACTGCAGCAGAAGATCAAGACCTACAAGAGGCAGATCGAAGAAGCCGAAGAGATCGCCGCCCTTAACTTGGCTAAGTTCCGTAAGGCACAGCAAGAATTGGAAGAAGCCGAAGAAAGGGCAGACCTTGCCGAGCAAGCTATCAGCAAATTCCGTGGCAAGGGACGCGCGGGATCAGCTGCGAGAGGAGTTAGTCCAGCG CCCCAACGTACGCGCCCCGCCTTTGACGGTTTCGGCACCTTCCCACCAAGGTTCGACCTGGCGCCCGAAAACGATTTCTAA